A region of Nakaseomyces glabratus chromosome M, complete sequence DNA encodes the following proteins:
- the GAG1 gene encoding Gag1p (CAGL0M09889g~Ortholog of S. cerevisiae : YLR407W, C. albicans SC5314 : C2_05380W_A, C. dubliniensis CD36 : Cd36_19860, C. parapsilosis CDC317 : CPAR2_209430 and Candida tenuis NRRL Y-1498 : CANTEDRAFT_112314), with translation MIGGKSSPKSMKNSIGSTLRKWRSTLRKVTHDTLNSLDEVTANEEKIDALFDGEGGKTVNWGPVRTSKNGLVQVHEEDMLEEDVTNDLKSSSFGFEKSTTAQPVGIQGLLKSGSIEQISSGSRSLVGGVGGTSMRLSEESEEGGSTTGTSNKHEQLTIMKSSSGGSQGVSHKEKLTYDNFDAVAECNKLRQRSDKPFVGGPKIWEKRRKLWCEPSVSAEEIAHRRENGRGVFDAIPEAYHTSVYKKLVVDNKPLKEPLNLSHAMKVINAGWIDTKKWANAGKGLP, from the coding sequence GTAAAAGTTCGCCGAAATCGATGAAGAATTCAATAGGTAGTACACTTCGAAAGTGGAGAAGCACTCTGCGGAAGGTGACCCATGATACGTTAAACTCACTAGATGAGGTGACAGCAAATGAGGAGAAGATAGATGCTCTATTTGATGGAGAAGGTGGAAAAACTGTTAACTGGGGTCCAGTTCGGACCAGCAAAAATGGGTTGGTACAAGTGCATGAGGAGGATAtgcttgaagaagatgttaCAAATGATCTCAAGTCGTCAAGTTTCGGTTTTGAAAAGAGTACAACAGCTCAACCGGTTGGAATTCAAGGACTCTTGAAATCTGGAAGTATTGAGCAGATAAGCTCGGGCTCTAGGTCGCTTGTGGGAGGTGTAGGCGGAACTAGTATGAGGCTTTCAGAAGAGAGTGAAGAAGGTGGGTCAACTACTGGTACTAGCAACAAACATGAGCAGCTAACAATAATGAAGTCTAGCTCAGGAGGTAGCCAAGGTGTTTCACATAAAGAAAAGTTGACCTATGATAACTTTGACGCTGTTGCGGAATGTAATAAACTTCGACAAAGATCGGATAAGCCATTTGTTGGTGGTCCAAAGATCTGGGAGAAAAGGAGAAAGCTCTGGTGCGAGCCCTCAGTCTCTGCTGAAGAAATCGCTCACCGTAGAGAGAATGGGAGAGGTGTTTTTGATGCAATTCCAGAGGCTTATCATACTAGTGTTTACAAGAAGTTGGTTGTTGATAATAAACCTTTAAAGGAACCGTTGAACTTATCTCATGCGATGAAAGTAATTAATGCTGGTTGGATagatacaaaaaaatgggCTAACGCCGGTAAGGGATTGCCATAA
- the BLS1 gene encoding Bls1p (CAGL0M09867g~Ortholog(s) have role in endosome organization, regulation of protein localization and BLOC-1 complex, endosome localization) — MPPSTELDALVDKIVNDHSLSEPGQSLKELGDNGKYIMDVQMKKLLKLHDQSFIERCFTPMEELKNRYAKVKERSGDLQKEAELVDRDIRIIEMAIQDINKNKSHQ; from the coding sequence ATGCCTCCTTCAACCGAACTAGATGCGCTTGTTGACAAGATAGTCAACGATCACTCCTTGAGTGAGCCAGGACAGTCTTTGAAAGAGTTGGGAGATAATGGAAAGTATATTATGGATGTACAgatgaaaaaattgttGAAGTTGCATGATCAGAGTTTTATAGAGAGATGCTTCACACCTATGGAGGAGCTGAAAAATAGATATGCTAAAGTTAAAGAAAGGAGTGGAGACTTACAGAAAGAAGCTGAATTAGTGGATAGAGATATACGGATAATTGAAATGGCAATCCAGgatatcaataaaaataaatcacaTCAGTGA